The genomic interval GCGCGCCTGCCGGTGGACAGCGACCCGGGCGTGTGGAAGTGCCAGAGCGAGCAGGACACGGACTGCTTCAAGTTCGGCGGCTACACGTCGGGAGGCGCGCCGGAAGTCATGGTCATCAACGCGCCGGTGTCGCAGGCCGTGGTGACTGAGATTCCGTGAGGTGTCTGTCCTTGGCTTCGCGCGGGAGGACGCATGCGCGGTGAGCAGGTGGTGTATCAGAGCCCGTTGCTCTACCGCGTGTTGCGCGAGGCCGGTGGTGAGCTGGTCATCGAGGTCGTCGTGGGAGGCATTGCGATGGACTCGGTGAGGGTGCGGCTCACGGAGCCGGAGGCGGAGGCGTTTCTTCGCGAGGGGCACGCCTTCAGCGACAAGCTCGCGCGGGACATCATGGCCTGGCCCTTCTTCGGGGGGCGGGCCTACGAGCCGCCAGCGCGGTGACGAGAAGTGAGCGACAGGGCTCACGGTGGCCGCGAGGCTCCGTGGGCCCTGTTGCGTTCAGGGGGCCTTCCCGAGTGGAGGGGAGGCGTCCGGCCGGAAGTGCCCGGTTCGGCCGCGGGCGCCGCAAGGGCTGCGGCGCGCCAAGGAGCTCGCGCAACGCTTGCAGTGGATTCGGGGGTGTTGGGCCCCGAAGGAGTGCGGCACGGTTCCTGAACTTCCGGGCTCTCACTCTTCCAAAGAGGGAGTCGCAGGAGGCGAGGATGGACAGTCTGGCTCGAGAGGCGCGGGACGCCCTGGTGCAGCGCGGCGAGCGCTTGAGGGCGCGGACCCGGACTCCGCCGGATGCCGCGGAGTCGGGAAGTCAACGCGGCGATGGGGAGGAGCAGGAGTTGGTGGAGATAGACGCGGCGCTCACGCGAATCGCGATGGGTTTGTTTGGCCGCTGCGAGCGGTGTGGTGGGGCCATGGGACGCAACCGGCTGCGCGCCGTCCCGGAGGCGCGCTACTGCGTGACGTGTACGACGCTGGGCCGCTGAGCTTCACGGCGGCGGTCCAGAAGGTGCCCAAGGTCGTGGGGGAGATGGGCGCCCCTGAAGTCGCTCGATGCCTTCCCGCCGTGCCGTCGAGTTCTTCCTAGAAGCGCTCCGGCCAGCGTGCAGGTGACGGCGTGGATTCGCGCGAAGGCGCCCAGGTCCTGGCTCTGCCGTCCGGTGGATGAACCCTTGGCCGCCCAAGAGAGGTGTCCACCACCGGTCGCCCGCCCGCCTTGCGTCCTGGGTGGCGGAAAGAACCCGTGCGCCCTGGAGTGTCTACGGGTATAGACACGCCCATCATGTGTCCCATGGTGAAGACCGAAGACCTGATTGACGCCCAGGGCGTGGCGGGGCTGCTGCAGTTGCGCCACGCCAACAGTGTCAGCACCTACCTGCGCCGCTATCCGGACATGCCTCGGCCTGTCCTGGACCTGGGCATGGGGCGTCCTCGTTTGTGGCTGCGGCCTCAGGTGTTGCGTTGGCTGCGCGCTCGCAGGGCAGACACGGTCCCCACCGGAGTTGAGAGATGACCACCGCCAGTCCTCCCCGTACCCCTCCCGCCGTGCTGCCTGGTCCCAACGATGTCTGCTGGTGCGGCAGCGGTACCAAGTACAAGAAGTGCCACCGTGGCGCAGACGCCGTCGAGGCTCGCAAGAAGGGCCCCGAGGTCGCGCGCAAGGGCATCCGCCCGGGCCTCATCAGCCCTCGCCGGGACGTGCCGCTGCACATCCCCCGGCCGGACTATGCCGCGACGGGGCGTCCCCAGCGCCGCGCGACGGGTTCGGAGATCCGCTCGCCGGACGTCATCGCGCGCATGCGCCGCGCCTGCAAGGCCGCGGCGGAGGTGCTCCAGGAGGTGTCCACGCACGTGCGGCCGGGCATCACCACGGATGAGCTGGATGCCATCACCCACGAGGCGTACATCCGCCGGGGCGGCTACCCGAGCACGCTCAACTACCACGGCTTCCCCAAGTCGCTGTGCACCTCGGTCAACGAGGTCATCTGCCACGGCATCCCCGACAACCGGGCGCTGGAGGATGGGGACATCGTGAACCTGGACATCACCATCTTCCTGGACGGTGTGCATGGTGACTGCTCGGCCACGTACTTCGTGGGCAACGTGGACGCGGAGAGCCAGCGGTTGGTGCAGGTGACTCGCGAGTGTCTGGATTTGGGCATCGCGGCGGTGAAGCCGGGGCGGCCCATCAGCGACATTGGCCGCGCGATTGAATCGCACGCGACGAAGAACGGGATGAGCGTGGTGCGGGCCTACTGCGGCCATGGCATCGGGGAGACGTTCCACACGTCGCTCCAGATTCCGCACTACTACGAGCCCGAGTGCGACACCGTCATGGAGCCCGGCATGATTTTCACCGTGGAGCCGATGATCAACCAGGGCGGCTGGGGGCACCGCACGTGGGATGACGGGTGGACCGCCGTCACCGCGGATGGCACCCGCAGCGCGCAGTTCGAGCACACGCTGCTCGTCACCGACACGGGCGCGGACATCCTCACGGTGGCGTGAGGACGCGGTGGGCCCGGGAGCCTTGCTTCCGGGCCCCGGCCCACGCAATCGCATCTCAGGGAGCACCGGGGGCGGGTTCAATCCCTTGCACTTTCCCCTCCCCGGAATCCCAGGCGACGTGTGGCCCTGGACAGATGGCCTGTTCAATGCGTGTGACCTGCGCGGTCTTCCTGGACTGGCATTGAGGCGAAGTCTGAGGATGCGCGGCGCGGAAGGCCGGTCCCTGGTGGCTGGACTTCCGTGTGCTGTTCCTTGCGTCGTTCGAATCTCAGACAGAGGAATGCCAGAATGTCCATGTATAGCGTTCAGAACCAGTGGGGTGGTTCGGCTGCTCCTTGGAATCCGGGTGGCACGTGGGTCATCGGAAATCGGCCCAATCAGTATGTCGTCGCGATGAATGTCACCTCCAGCGATGGAGGCAAGACGCTGACGGGGACCATGACGTACGCGGGTGAGCAGGCCATCGGCTTCCGCGGGACGCTCACGAGCACCAACAACTACAAGGTGGAGAACCAGTGGGGCGGCTCCTCCGCGCCCTGGAATCCAGGCGGCACCTTCATCCTCGGCGGCCGGATGGACCAGAACGTCGTCGCCCTCGACTTCACCTCGAGCAACGGCGGCCAGACGCTGACGGGGACCATGACGTACGCGGGTGAGAAGCCCATCGGCTTCAAGAGCGAGATGACCCACGGCGGAGCCTACGTCGTGGAGAACCAGTGGGGCGGAAACGCCGCGCCCTGGAATGCCGGAGGACTCTGGGGACTCGGGGCGCGCAAGGGCCAGAACGTCGTCGCGATGAACGTCACCTCCAGCGACGGAGGCAAGACGCTGTCGGGAACCATGACCTACGACAAGGAACAGCCCATCGGCTTCCGAGGCACCTTGTCCAGCGCGGGCACCTATACCGTCGAGAACCAGTGGGGCGGCTCCTCCGCCCCCTGGCAACCCGGTGGACAGTGGCTCATCGGCTCCCGGTCGAATCAGAACGTCGTCGCCGTCAATGTCTCCTCCAGCGATGGAGGCAAGACGCTGTCGGGGACCATGACCTACGACAAGGAACAGCCCATCGGCTTCCGAGGCACCTTGAGCTGAGCCGCGCGCGCTGTTGATACTTCCCGGCGGGCCCACGCATGGGGCTCGCCGCCGCAAGCCGCCGTCTGCTCCCTCGTGAATGTTCCTGCTGCGACAGTCGCAGGACCCCCGGGGCAATTGCAGCCCCCGTGTCGTCCAGCAACAGTGCCGCTGCCTCGCCGAGGTATTGCCCTGTTCCGTTCGCGAGGCTCCTGCAACCGACTGTGTTGAATTGAAAGGACACATCCCATGAAGAACTGGGTGGCATTGGGACTTCTCTGCATCGCCTCCGCGGCCTATGCCACGGACAAGACCCCGCCGGCCAAGACGCCGCCTCCCTCGACGGCGAAGCCCGCCGCCAAGCCCGCGGAGTCGTCCTCCGCCGCACCCAAGACGCTCACCGTCGAGGAGGACAAGAACGCCAGCCAGGACCCCAAGAACAAGAAGACGGATACGAAGGCCAAGGAGGCCACCAGCAAGCCTACGATGTAGCACGGACCTGGACCCCCTTAATCGAGGATGAATCGCTATGAAGAAGCTCGCGGCGGGAGTGTGTCTTGTCGGGCTGTGTCTGACCCAGGGAGCGGCACAGGGCGCGGAGGATTGCATCACGACCATGAACCAGGGCGCTGCCACGGTGGCGCTTGGCTTGTATGAACAAAGCTGCGCGACCATCACCTGGAATGCGGGAATGATTACGTCGGACGTGACGTACAACTGCTGTGGTCCCAGCGCGGTCATTCGCGTCAATGGCAACGACTGGAACCGCCTGCTCGCCGACGGAAAGCTGGACTCGCTCCGCTACCAGAAGTTCGACAAAAGCGGCGGCTCCTACGCCATCCCCTTCCGGAAGGTCGTGGGGAACTCGCCCACGACCATCTCGGGCGAGGACTTCTTCAAGTAGCGAACCCGTGCCAGGGGAGCGGCTCGCACCGATGTGCCAGCCCTCCCGTGTGCTTGCCTGTGCGAGGCGCCCGCGTGTCCGCTCATCCGCTCCATGATGTCAGCCCGGTGGTGGTGCGCTTCTCCGAGACCCTCCTCCTGCGCTGGACAGGGGCCGCGTACCTCGTGGGCTTCCTCATCGCGTTCGCCGTGCTCTGGCGTCAGGCCGCACGCGGGCAGGGCTCGTTCCAGAAGCGCGAGGTGCCGGAGTTCGTCCTCTACGCGGGCCTCTTCGGCGTGATGTTCGGAGGACGGCTCGGCTACGTGCTCCTGCACCAGTGGGAGGACTTCTCCCGCGACGGCTCCCTCTTCTTCCAGTTCCGTCAGGGTGGGGCCTCCATGCTGGGAGCCCTCGTGGGTGTGCTGGTCTTCGCGGTGTACTTCGCGCGCCAGCATCAACGCCCGTGGCTCCAGATGTCAGACGCGCTCGTGGTGTTCGCGCCGCTGGGATTCTTCCTGGGCTATCTGGCCCAGTTCACGGAAGGGGCAGCGCTGGGACAGGTGACCTCCGTGCCGTGGGCCTTCCTCTTCCCCGTCGAGGTGGGCATGCCCGGCTTCGAGCCCGTGGCGACTCCCTCGTTCGATATCGCGACGCTGGCCTATGCGCCCGGCCACGAGGTGGCGCACCTGGCGCGCACGAGCGAAGCGTTCCTCGCGGAGTTGCACCGCATCCTCCCCGCGCGTCATCCGGTGCTGCTCTACCAGGCCCTGCTGGAGGGCGTGGTCCTGGGGACACTCCTCCTCGTGGCGAGGCGCTGGTGGCGCTCTCGGCCAGAGGGGATGTTGAGCGGGGTGTTCTTCGTGCTGCTCGGTGTGCTGAGGACCGTCAGCCTTCCGTTCCGAGCCGCTCAGCCGAACCTGTCCGTCGCCGCGCAGTTCGAAGAGAGCGCGCTGGCCGCCGTGTTGCTGGTGGCGCTGGGCGCGGCCTTCATCCTCAGTGCGCTGAGCCAGCGTCCTCGCGCGGACGCGCGGCCCTCCGCCATGAAGCTGGAGAGCCACGCCGCCGAGTGAGCCTTCAGCGTGTGTCCATCGCGGAGCCCACCTTCGCGAGCCGGAAGCGCGACGGCCTCAGGGCCTGCACCACCACGAGCCCCGGCTTCGCCAAGCGGACCGTGCTCCCCGGCTCCAGGATGTAGTCGCGCGGGTCCGACTCGAAGGTGAGCCAGAGCTGGCCTTCGACACACGTGAGTGACAAGCCCTCGTGGCCTTGCAGCGCGCGGCTCCAGAGGGCTCCGTGAAACAGCGCCACGGACCCTGTCTCCGCATCCGTGGGGACTTCCGGCTTCAGTTGATTCCACAGCGTGCCCCACCAGCCCCGCCGGGAGAGAGCAGACGTCGACTGCATGGCTCCATGTCCTCCTGGCGCGGCACCATGCGCCTCGGCGGGGAAACAGAACAGATGCAGCAACTTGGGTTTGTGACCAGTACAGTCCCGGTGAGGGGAACTGTACTGGTCAGACCGAAGGGGAGGTGTATCTGGGCGGCGGGCGGCGGGACCGTTACCGATACAGGTCGCGAAACGGCATCACGCACGAGGGCGGACATGGGCGCGCTGGCACACAAACCCAAGTTGTACGAGCAGGTGGCCGAGCGGCTGGAGGATGCGATTGCCGCGGGCACGCTGCGCGCCGGAGACAGGCTGCCTTCCGTGCGGCAGCTCAGCTTGCGTGAGCGGGTGAGCATCTCCACGGTGCTCCAGGCGTACCTGCACCTGGAGTCCGTGGGGCTCATCGAGACGCGGCCCCAGTCGGGCCACTACGTGCGCCGCCGCGAGCGGCCCCGTCTCGCCGAGCCGCAGGTCTCCCGTCCCGCTCCGAGCGCCACGCCTGTGACGGTGAGCGGACTGGTGTCGCAGGTGTATCGAGCGATGAGGGACCCCCGAGTCGTGCAGCTCGGCGGTGCGTGGCCCGCGACGGAGCTGTTGCCGGTGCGACGGTTGATGCGCGAGCTGAACGTCCTCACTCGTGAGTCCGGGGAGCTGGGGATTCTGTACGACGTGCCACCGGGGTGCCTGGAGCTGCGGCAGCAGCTCGCGCGTCGCTCGCTCGACTGGGGCGGGGCGCTGTCCGCGGACGACTTCATCATCACCTGTGGCGCGGCCGAGGCCATCCATCTGGGCCTGCTCGCCGTCGCGCGCACGGGAGACACCATCGCCATCGAGTCCCCCGCGTACTACGGCACGCTTCAGAACATCGAGTCGTTGGGATTGAAGGCGTTGGAGATTCCGTGCTCGCCCCGCCACGGCATGGAGCTGGATGCACTCCAGGCCGCGCTGGAGCGGCGGCGCATCGCCGCGGTGCTGGTGGTGCCGAGCTTCAGCAACCCGGTGGGCAGCTGCATGCCGGAGGCGAACCGCCGCCGGCTGGTGTCGATGCTCGAGGAGCGAGGTGTGCCGCTCATCGAGGACGACATCTACGGCGACCTGCACTTCGGCCCCGAGCGTCCTCGCACATGCAAGTCCTTCGACACGACGGGGAACGTGATGTTGTGTGGCTCGTTCTCCAAGACGCTCGCGCCGGGGTTCCGCGTGGGGTACGTCGCGCCGGGCCGGTACCGCGAGCGCGTGGAGTTGCTCAAGTTCTCGCACACGGTGGCGACGGCCACCTTGCCGCCGCTCGCGATTGCCCGCTTCCTGGAGGAGGGCGGCTATGACCGGCACCTGCGCGCGCTGCGCCGGGGACTGAAGGCCCAGGTGGACCGCATGGCGGAGGCCGTGGCGGAGTTCTTCCCGGAGGGGACGCGGGTGGCTCGGCCCGAAGGGGGTTCGCTGTTGTGGGTGGAGCTGCCGCCCTCGGTGGACGCGCTGGTGTTGCATGAGCGCGCCTTCGCCGTGGGCATCAGCGTGGCGCCTGGACCCATCTTCTCCGCGCGGACGGACTCCTACCGGAACTTCATCCGCTTGAGCTGCGGTCAACCCTGGACACCGCGCATCGAGGCCGCGGTGTCCTCGCTGGGGTGTCTTGCGCGAGGGCTGGTGTAGCTCTCCGGTCCAGACTCAATGCACGAGGCGGGTGCGCGGCAGGAACAGCCGCCCGTGCCGGTCTTGTGTCAGCGACCTCGACAGGTCCAGGAGCACCGTCGCCCGCCCGTTGCGGCGCAGGTTCTCCACGTTCGTGTCGAACGTGAGCGGGCCCGTGCGTGCGTCAATCATCCCCGCGCCGCCCTCGTGCTCGAAGCCACCGAAGGCGCCGAACCGCATCGAGAGCTTCACGTCGCTCGAGCCCTCGGGCATGAAGAAGTACCCGACCAGGTGTGCGTGCTCGGTGTTGGCGAGGTCGATGGTGCGCGCTCGGAGCTGCACCTGGACGGGCTGGCCCTTCACCGTGGCGGACAGGCTCTCCACTCCAAGCAGCGCGGACGTGTAGCCCTGCGACTTCACCCCTCGGATTCGCAGCTCATATCGGGTCGTGCCCGGAGGCGTTGGCCGCGGCGCTGGGTTCACCGGTTCGTCGCCACCGGGGACGGGCCGGAGCGAGTCTTCACCGCACCCCACGAACGACCACCCCACCAGGCCCAGCAGGACCACCCTCGTCGTCCATCCATTCGTCTTCATGTTCGTGCTCCTCGTGCTCGACGATGGCGGGCTTCAGCGCTGGCCGAGCTGCATCGCGCGGAGGGGCGTGGCGGGGCCCTTGGTCAGGTTGAACTCGATGGGCAGCACGCGCTCTGCTCCAGAGGCGTTGAAGGCGGTGAGCTCGGTGAGGATGGCGCGGCGGTTCGCCTCCGTCATCGATACGGAGAGGGCCTGGTGGCCTGCCTTGAGCGCCGCCGCGCCTCGCGGAGTCTGTCCGAAGAGCCGCTCGTTGCACGTGGCCGTGAGCACCTCCGTGGCCAGTCGCATGCTCAGCGATGACTCCGTCGAGAGCGCGAAGCCGTCGCGACCCAGCGTCGGGCTGGCCCAGAGCACGGCCATCAGGTCCTTGAGCGTCCGGACTCCACCGATGACACCCAGGTCGATGGCCCCACCCCCCAGACAGTTCCTGGCCACATCGAGGTGGACCTTGAAGAAGCCCGAGACCTGGGTGATGCCTGCTGCGCCAAGGGCGCACGACGCGCCGTCTGCCATGTTGACCGAGGGGCCCCCGGCAACCCGGGTGAAGGTGCTGGTGCTCAGGTCGACTTGATACAGCGTGTTCCGCGGTCCCCCCGGAGGGGCGTTGATGTCCGTGCCGTACAGGTAGAAGCGCCCCTCTTGGT from Myxococcus stipitatus carries:
- the lgt gene encoding prolipoprotein diacylglyceryl transferase, which encodes MSAHPLHDVSPVVVRFSETLLLRWTGAAYLVGFLIAFAVLWRQAARGQGSFQKREVPEFVLYAGLFGVMFGGRLGYVLLHQWEDFSRDGSLFFQFRQGGASMLGALVGVLVFAVYFARQHQRPWLQMSDALVVFAPLGFFLGYLAQFTEGAALGQVTSVPWAFLFPVEVGMPGFEPVATPSFDIATLAYAPGHEVAHLARTSEAFLAELHRILPARHPVLLYQALLEGVVLGTLLLVARRWWRSRPEGMLSGVFFVLLGVLRTVSLPFRAAQPNLSVAAQFEESALAAVLLVALGAAFILSALSQRPRADARPSAMKLESHAAE
- a CDS encoding PLP-dependent aminotransferase family protein; protein product: MGALAHKPKLYEQVAERLEDAIAAGTLRAGDRLPSVRQLSLRERVSISTVLQAYLHLESVGLIETRPQSGHYVRRRERPRLAEPQVSRPAPSATPVTVSGLVSQVYRAMRDPRVVQLGGAWPATELLPVRRLMRELNVLTRESGELGILYDVPPGCLELRQQLARRSLDWGGALSADDFIITCGAAEAIHLGLLAVARTGDTIAIESPAYYGTLQNIESLGLKALEIPCSPRHGMELDALQAALERRRIAAVLVVPSFSNPVGSCMPEANRRRLVSMLEERGVPLIEDDIYGDLHFGPERPRTCKSFDTTGNVMLCGSFSKTLAPGFRVGYVAPGRYRERVELLKFSHTVATATLPPLAIARFLEEGGYDRHLRALRRGLKAQVDRMAEAVAEFFPEGTRVARPEGGSLLWVELPPSVDALVLHERAFAVGISVAPGPIFSARTDSYRNFIRLSCGQPWTPRIEAAVSSLGCLARGLV
- a CDS encoding lectin OAA family protein, which produces MSMYSVQNQWGGSAAPWNPGGTWVIGNRPNQYVVAMNVTSSDGGKTLTGTMTYAGEQAIGFRGTLTSTNNYKVENQWGGSSAPWNPGGTFILGGRMDQNVVALDFTSSNGGQTLTGTMTYAGEKPIGFKSEMTHGGAYVVENQWGGNAAPWNAGGLWGLGARKGQNVVAMNVTSSDGGKTLSGTMTYDKEQPIGFRGTLSSAGTYTVENQWGGSSAPWQPGGQWLIGSRSNQNVVAVNVSSSDGGKTLSGTMTYDKEQPIGFRGTLS
- a CDS encoding TraR/DksA C4-type zinc finger protein, with protein sequence MDSLAREARDALVQRGERLRARTRTPPDAAESGSQRGDGEEQELVEIDAALTRIAMGLFGRCERCGGAMGRNRLRAVPEARYCVTCTTLGR
- a CDS encoding DUF2917 domain-containing protein — protein: MQSTSALSRRGWWGTLWNQLKPEVPTDAETGSVALFHGALWSRALQGHEGLSLTCVEGQLWLTFESDPRDYILEPGSTVRLAKPGLVVVQALRPSRFRLAKVGSAMDTR
- the map gene encoding type I methionyl aminopeptidase, which translates into the protein MTTASPPRTPPAVLPGPNDVCWCGSGTKYKKCHRGADAVEARKKGPEVARKGIRPGLISPRRDVPLHIPRPDYAATGRPQRRATGSEIRSPDVIARMRRACKAAAEVLQEVSTHVRPGITTDELDAITHEAYIRRGGYPSTLNYHGFPKSLCTSVNEVICHGIPDNRALEDGDIVNLDITIFLDGVHGDCSATYFVGNVDAESQRLVQVTRECLDLGIAAVKPGRPISDIGRAIESHATKNGMSVVRAYCGHGIGETFHTSLQIPHYYEPECDTVMEPGMIFTVEPMINQGGWGHRTWDDGWTAVTADGTRSAQFEHTLLVTDTGADILTVA